The DNA segment CTGCGTTGACTGTTTCGGAGACAACCTCGTCTATCTCCTCCTTCGACATTAGGTGCTCCAGCGGGACCCCCCCTACGCTGGATAGCCTGGGTACGGGGAACATCTTCTGGCCGTGCATGCCGAGGACTATGGCGTTGACGCTTCTGAAGCTGACGCCGAGCTTCTGGGATATGTAGTAGGCCATCCTGGCCGAGTCTAGTATGCCGCTGAACCCTATCACCCTCTCCCTGGGAAAGCCCGTCTTCTTGTACATCACGTAGGTCATAGCGTCGACAGGGTTTGTCGTTATGACCACTATAGCGTCCTTGGCGTACGCCTTAATCTTCTCAGCCAGGTCGGCCATGGTCTGGGCGTTCGCCTCGAGGAGCTGCTCCCTGGTCATACCCGGCTTTCTGCCTATGCCAGCCGTCACCAGCACTATGTCGCTGCCCCTCATGTCCTCGTAGCTGTTGCTCCCCCTGATGCTTATGTCCACCCCCAGCTCCGCCGCCGCGTGGGCGAGGTCGAGCGCCTCCCCCTGGGGCTTCCCCGGGGTCCTGGCTATGAGGAGGAGGTCGTCGTAGCCCCTCATCATCAGCATAACAGCAGCGGCCATACCAACCTTGCCAGCGCCAAGTATCGTTATCAAAGCGTCTCCACCATATCCTCATAGTCTAAAAATGTAGAATTAATAAGTCTCCGGAGTTACCGTCGAACCGCTGGCCCACGGGAATTTCTTAATTACCCTGGCTCTCCCAGGCGCTAGTTGGGATTAAGGGGGAGGGGTGTTGCTGCTACCCAGGACGCTGGAGGAGGTGGTGCTGGCGGTACCCGCCAGGGATTATGACAGGGTTGTGGCCGGGCTGGCTGTCGAGGGCATCTTCCACGTCGACACCCCGCCGCAGGGTGTCAAGGGGGAGGTCGACAGGAGCTATAGGTCGCTCCTGACCCAGGCTTCCGAGAGGTCCTCAAGGATAAGGCAGTACTTCGAGCTCGCCGGGGTGGAGCCCTACAGGGTGTCGGGTGTGGAGGTAGAGGTTGGGGGCTGGGAGGAGAGCTTCAGGAGATACCTGGAGAAGTACTCTGAGGTGGAGAAGTTCTACTCAGGCCTCCTGGAGGAGTATTCCGAGGCTGAGTCGAGGCTTAAGGAGCTTCTCGACATAGAGGCTAGGATATCCCCTGTCTCACATGTAGACGCGGATATAGCAAGGCTCTACAGCTCCAGGGCCTTCGACTTCGCGGTCTACTACGGAAGCTACTGGGAGGGGCTGGAGGCCCGGGTCGGCGAGATAGTGTCTAGGGTTGGGGGTCTCGCGGTTGTGGAGCCCTCCGGCGGTTATGTGGTGGTGGCGGTCGCCGTGCCGAAGGGCGCCCTCTCCAAGGTGTCCCCCGAGATACTCGGCCTCAACCTCTCGATATACACTCCACCGGAGGGCGTGCCCGGCAGCCCTAAGAAGGCTATGGAGTATATTAGGGAGGAGAAGGGGAGGCTCGGCGGGCGGCTGGCTAGAATCCAGGAGATGGCATCGGAGAGGCTGGGTGAGCTGGCGGAGTTCTACACAGTGGTCTCGGCTTTCGAGAATATATTCAGGTTCCTGGTGTCGACGCTGAGGAGGGGAGAGACGAGGATAGTCAGGGGGTTCGTGGACGTCAGGGACTCGAGGAGGCTTAGGGGTATACTTGATAAGATGACCCGGGGTAGCTACGTTATACTCAGCCTCGGCGTCAGGCGGGGGGGCGAGACGCCCACGCCCAGCAAGGTCGACCTCCCCCAGTTCCTCAAGCCTTTCTCCAGGGTTGTTGAGCTGTACGGCTACCCCGACCCCAACGAGATAGTGCCCACGGCGTTCCTCGCTGTAACCCTGCCGCTAACATTCGCCCTCATGTTCCCTGACGCGGGCCACGGCCTCCTAGTCCTCCTATTCTCGATATTCTACCTGAGGAGGGTGAGTAGAGACTGGGCGTACGTTCTGGCTGTTATGGGCGGTGCGAGCATAGTCTCGGGGCTGCTGGCGGGGGAGGTGTTCGGCCCTCTAGTGTCTAAGATGCTGGGGCTGCCTGAGCTCTGGCTCCGGCTGGGGCTTGAGACGCCGCCCTACGCCATGCCAACCTACGCTATAGACCATGGCGAGGAGGAGCTCGTCCCTACTCTGGTCTACAGAGCGTTGAACGTCAGCCTCTTCATGGGTGCTTTCATGCTCAGCTTTGGAACGCTGCTTGGAGTCGTTAACGGGGTTATAAAGAGGGATTGGGCTGGCCTGGTGGAGTCCAGGCTACCAAGGTTCCTCCTGTTCGCCTCGATAACCAGCCCCTTCCTAGTCTACATGGACGCTGGGGAGGCTGGCTCGGTGCTTAGGCAGGCGCTCCTCGAGCTGGGTGGAGATAGCTTGGCGGCCAAGCTTGTTCTAGCGGGCTCCCTACTCGGCCTGGTGTGGATGCTGCTGGCCGGCCCCATATTGTACATGCTGGAGGGCCACAGCCCCCTAGCCGGGCTGGCAAACAGCTTCCTAGAGGCCTACGAATCCCTCCTGATGCTAGTCGGCAACATACCCAGCTTCCTCAGGATTATGGCCCTCGCACTGGCCCACTCCAGCCTGGTCTTCGTGGTCTATTATCTAACAGTTATGATAATGCAGGGGGGGATACTGGCTGACGTGGTGGGCGCCCTCCTGTACGTTGGAGGCAACCTCGCCGTAGCCGGTATGGAGGGCCTGCTGGCGTTCGCCCACGCATCGAGGCTGCACTTCTACGAGTGGTTCAGCAAGTTCTACAGCGGCACAGGGGTGCCTTACACGCCGATCAGGGTTGAGGGTGTAAGGATAAAAATAGCAGGCCAGACTTTTTAAACGGTGCACGCCCCCTTGGCAGTGAGTTATAACAGGAGGGTAGACCTCATAACAGGCAGCCCTACGAGGAAGATAGATGCTGTGAGGGAGAGGCTGGCCCGGGAGGGTAGGGACGTTATCCTACTCTCAACCGGCCAGCCCGGCTTCCTGCCCCCCAGGTTTCTTAGGGAGAGGCTGGCCCGGGCTCTTCTCGACGAGGGGTTTAAGAGGCTGTACTCCTACACCCCGACCCCAGGCTATGCTGACGTTAGGGAGTCTATAGCCGAGGACCTCGCAGCCCTAGGCGGCCCCAGGGTTGAGCCCGACGACATACTTGTTACCGCCGGCGGGCAGGAGGCCATGTTTGCAGCCCTCTCCACCATACTGGAGCCTGGCGACAAGGTAGTGCTTATGGACCCGACATACTTCGGCTACAAGCCGATAGTCGAGTACCTTGGGGGGAGGGTGGAGTGGGTTAGAGCACCCCCCTCTCTAGGCTTCCAGCCGGACGAGGAGGAGCTTAAGAAGGTTTTCACGAGGGGTGTGAAGGCTGTGGTGCTGGTGTCGCCCGACAACCCTACAGGCAGGCTTCTCTCAGCAGACTCTGCGAAGCTCGTCGCGGATCTCGCTGTAGACTCGGGGGCGTGGATAGTCTATGACGAGGCCTATAAGACACTGGTTTTCGAGGGGGAGCACGTCTACCTCTACAAACTCGCCCCGGACAACACTATATCTATAAACACGTTCAGCAAAGACCCGGGCTTCCCCGGCTGGAGGCTGGGCTACCTCTACGGGCCTAGGTGGATCGTAGGGAAGATAAGGCTTGTGTCGGAGGAGCTGGTATACTGTCCCCCCAGCATAGCGCAGGTGGCCGCCAAGATATACCTGGGGGACAGGGAGGCCAGGCTCAAGCACCTAGAGTACGCCAGGGAGTTCCTGAAGACGAGGATGGAGGCTATGGCTGTTGCCCTAGAGGAGATGCTGCCGGAGGCGGTGTTCACGAGGCCGGGCGGCTCCATGTTCATAACAGTGGACCTCTCCAGCTACCTATCTAGAGCTTCGTTAACCTCGGAGGAGCTGTCGGTGAAACTCTTGGACGAGGAGTCAGTAGCCACGGTGCCGGGCCGCTACTTCGGCCCCAGCGGAGACACCATGCTAAGACTGAGCTTCGCCACGGAGACGCCGGAGAGGATAAGAGAGGGTATAAGGAGGCTGGCCAGCCTCCTTGAGAGGCTTGGATGAAAACGGCGGAAACCGGAAGCCCCATACTATTATTATCCGCCCCCGGCTAGCATACCTTGCTTCCAGGCTCAACCGGCTCGCTCACAGTCAGTAGAACCGGCTTCTCCCCGTCGCCGCAGGGGGCCGCCAGCACCATCCCCTGGCTCACCTCCCCCGCCATCCTCTTCGGCCGCAGGTTGGCGACCACTATGACGAGCCTTCCAACCAGCTCCTCGGGCGAGTACCATCTGGCTATGCCGGCGAGGACCTGCCTCTCCTCACCGCCTATGTCTACTATTAGTTTGAGTAGCTTCTTGCTGTGCGGAAGCCTCTCAGCCCTGACAACCCTCCCCACACGCAGGTCGACTTTGGCAAAGTCCTCTATACCTATGAGCTCATCCCCTCCTCCCTGCGCCACAACCTTCCACCACGCTGAAATATCCCGCCAGGGGGATAAAGAATCTAATTCCCGGGGTGACGACCCCAGGCGACACCGAACACCCCCGGGAGGGAGCCTGGGGGTGTTGTGAGGAGTTCAGCCTTGTCTGACCTTGGCCAGCTCTAGTCTAGGTCATCCAGGGGCTCCTTCGCGTGTACCACATGCTCCTCGCTGGGGAACCTGCCGGCCCTCACGTCCTCGGCGTATCTGGAGAGGGCTTCTAGCATTATTCTCCTGGCGTCAACATATTTTTTGGCGAAGGGTGGTGTGAGGCGTGAGAGCCCTACTATATCGTGGAACACTAGTATCTGGCCGTCGCACCTTCGACCGCTGCCTATGCATATAGTCGGCACCGGCAACCTCCTTGTCACTATCTCGGCCGCCTCCTCCGAGACGAACTCCAGTACTATGCTGAAAACCCCGGCCTCCACGAGGGACTCGGCGTCTAGGAGGAGTTCACGCGCCTCACCCCTCCCCCGGGCCCTCGGCCTGTAGCCCCCTATCCTCAAGGCTCTCTGCGGCGTTAGGCCGAGGTGGCCCATGACCGGGATGCCCGCGTCAACTATAGCCTTCACCCTGTCGGCGTACTCGCTGCCGCCCTCGAGCTTAACCGCCTCGCCCCCCGCCCTGACCAGTGCTATGGCGCTCTCGACCGCGGAGGTCACGCTTGACTCGTAGCTGCCGAAGGGCATGTCAGCCACTATCAACGGACTCCTAGCGGCCCTCGCAACGGCTGCTGTGTGCCTCACCATGTCATCCAGGGTTACCTGGAGCGTCGAGGGGTAGCCGAGTACAACCATGCCCAGGCTGTCGCCCACTAGTATCACATCAACCCCCGCATCCTCTGCTATCCACGCTGTAGGGTAGTCGTAGGCCGTCACCGCCACTATCGGCCTCTCCCCCTTCATCTTCAGTATCCTCCTAGCCGTGACCTTCTCCCGGGCCATGCAGCCACACCGTGATGCCGGGCTAGTTGTCCGCCGTGGGGTTTAGTCTTTCCATGGAGCCGCATCTAAGCGTGTAGAGGGCCTGGAAGAGGAGGTAGAGGGCCTCCACCGTAGGCGCCCCGACGCCGAGCCTCCGCGCATCCTCTACCACACGCCCCGCTATGTAGGGTGCCTCGCTCCTCCTACACCTCTTCAGGTCCTGGAGCGTGGAGGACTCGTTGTCGTACGTCTGCAGCGCCACAAGCCTGGTATACCCGACAGGGTCCTCCGGGAGCCTGTAGCCCAGCATAGATGCCACCAGCCCAACCTCCGAGGTCGCCTTCGACGCCAGCCTCCACGCCCCAGGGTTCTCGACCACTATACCGTTCCTCGAGCCCAGTATCGACGTGATAAGGTTTATGGCCGTGTTTGCAGCGGCCTTCAGCCACCTCCACGCCTCAATATCACCCGTCATCACCGCAGGCGCCCCGCCCCTGCGAAGTATCTCGAAAGCCTCTAGAGCGGCATCGCCAGCCTCGCCCCGCGACCCCACTATCAACCTGCCTATACCCGCGACCCTAGCAAGCCCCGCCTCCATCGAGGAGACCCCGCTCTCCACAACTATGGCAGCAGCGTCGAGGCCCAGTTCCACGGCCCTCTCATAACCCCCCCACCCGTTGCTGGCTACAGCCACCATATCGGAGAACCCTGAGGCAGCCTCTACAGCCGCGGCTGCGTCATACGCTTTCACAGCTATGAAGGAGAGCCTGCACCTGCGCGGCGGCGACCCCTCATACGGCTCTATAGGGACGTGGGCGTCTATGAGGCCGTAGAGCCTGAGGCCAGCCAGCAGGTTAATAGCCTGACGCCGCCTCCTAACCACCGCTACAGGCGGCCTGCCTGTAGCCCTGTGTATGTAGTATGCCAGCAGGCTCCCTACACCGCCCATCCCAACTATGCAGTACGCATTCACCCCGACTAACCCCGGAGCCCAGCCCGCACTCCGTCTAGACTACCATGGGGGAGGATGGGGTGGGTGGTGGACCGGCCGGGATTTGAACCCGGGGCCTCCCGGATGCCAACCGGGCGCTCTTCCAGGCTGAGCTACCGGCCCACGCCCGCTTCCCGCTGGAGGTGCGGGGCCCCAGGATACCTATCATACTTTATGAAGCGGTTTTAAGGATTAGGGCTTATACAACCGTTTCTGCCTTAAGGACGTAAAACCCGCCGGCGGCCCTCTAGTGGGTTTGGTGCTTGGCGTGGCGGGGGCTATCCACTCCCTCAGGGGTACTGTATTCTGGAGTGAGACTGACGCCGCGCAGATAGCCCATTTCAGCACGTTTTTCAAGATATGCGAGTGGGCTGAGGAGGATTTCTTCAGGCGGGCTCTAGGGGACGAGGCTTTCCACGGTGTTCTGGAGTCTAACGTGATGTTCCCCAGGGTTAGGGCCGAGTGCACCTACCACTACCCACTCCACGTGCACGACGACTTCAGGGTTGATATTGTCGATGTGTCTATAGGCGTTAAGAGCATATCCTACGCGTTCAAGGTGTGGAACGAGACGCACTCAACCCTCTCGGCGGAGTGCAGGCTTGTCACTGTGGCGGTGGACCCGAGGGGCTTCAAGTCGGTGGAGGTTCCGGGCTATATAAGGGAGAGGCTGCTGGCGGCTGGGGCGCGGCATGGTGAAGGTGGGAGGCGGTAGGGAACGGCGGCCAACTGCTTTAACCTCCAAACACTATACTCTAATCCCCTTGGGGATGCTGGAGGTTGCCCGCGCCTCTTAGGAAGGTCGTCCTCGACGTGCTGAAGCCCATAAGGGGCCCCTCAATAATAGATGTGAGTAGAGAGGTGGCCGCCCTCCCCGGGATAGAGGGCGTCAACATAACTGTTAAGGAGATAGACGTGGAGACTGTGACGCTGACCATGACGATCGAGGGCAGCGACATAGATTATGGTTCTGTGGAGAAGAAGCTGGAGGAGCTTGGGTGCATTGTACACAGTATAGACCAGGCTGTAGCCGGTAAGAAAATAGTCGAGCAGGAGGAGGTCGAGCAGGGGGAATAGGGGGCTGGCGGCCCCGCGTCCTCACCCCTCCAGCTCTACCTCTACAGGCTCCTCACCCTCCAGCCTCCACGCTTTGACCTCGCCTGGGCAGGCTATAAGCCAGACTCCGGGCCACCTCTTCATCCCCTCCACATCCTTCCCGCTCGGGTCTGGAGGGCAGGATGTGTGGGTGTGGTAGACCCCTAACACTTCTAGCCCCAGCTTCTCCGCCGCCCTGTGGGCCTGAACCACCTGCCAGGGGTCCGACTCGAACTCCCGGGGGCTCTGCTTTAGATTGTCAGTCCTGTAGAGTATGTAGGCGTGGACGGTATCCCCCTCCCTAGCCCCTATAACCAGGCCGGCCTCCTCGTTCTGGGCGAGGGCCATAAGCTTCAGGACCTGCCTCAGAGGGCCTATTCTAGCCTTCAAGGCTTACCAGCCTCGCCTCCATAGCCTCCAGGTCTAGAAGTGCCGCCGAGGGCTTTTCTAGAGAGCCTCCCCCGTCGCCGGGGTTTAGTACTAGAGAGCCCCCGACCCTCTCTATCCTAGCCTTATGGGTATGGCCGTATAGAACGGCGTCCCACCTGCCGCTCGCTGCAAGGGCATCCACTATCTCTACAGTGTTTTCAGGCGACCCGAAGCCGTGTAGCAGCAGGAGCCTCCTGCCGCCGAGGGTGACGGTGGCAGGGGGGTCGAGGAGGGTGGCGCCAAAGCCCTCGGCAATCCTAGCGAGCCCCAGCCTCTCGCCGTCGTTGTTGCCGAAGACACCGTAGAACCTTGCCCTACCGCCCACAACCCCGAGGAGCTCGGCTAGTGTGAAGGGCGCAACATAGTCGCCGAGGTGTATGACAGCCTCAACACCCTCACCGATGAAGACCTCCCCAGCCCTCCTGGCCAGGGCCAGGTTATCGTGGGTATCACTCAAGACTCCAACAAGCAAGGGACCCCCCACCCATTTACTCCTATGGGGAGTCGAATTAATTTGACCTTGGAGAGCAGCTAGGTTCCCTTGGGTGTACCCTGTTTGGAGGGTTTGAGGAACCTGGTGGTGGAGGATCTCTCGAGGCTCTGGATAGAGTATGATAGGAACACCGACACACTCTACATAAACTTCGGGGAGGGGGAGCCCGACGAGAGCGTGCTTATAGGGGATAACATAATTGCTAACATCAGGGAGGGGAGGCTGATAAGCATTATAGTCACAGACTTCTCGAGGCTAGCGGGCCTGTAGCCCCCCGGGTGCTGGCGGGGTAGCGGGGCTATGGCTGGGGGCATCAAGCTTGTCATATTCGATGTTGACGGTGTTCTAGTTGCGGTCAAGAGCAGCTGGGGTTATGTTCATAGGAGGCTGGGCGTTGAGGAGGAGGCGCTGAAGGTTAAGGAGATGTTTGAGAGGGGGGCTATAGACTATATAGAGTGGATGCGGCTGGACACGGAGCTGTGGATCAGAGCCTCGGGGGGTAGGCTTCATAGGAGCAGGCTTCTTGAGATAGTGGGTGAGATACCGGTGAGGGAGGAAGCCTTCGCCGCTGTGAAGGCGCTGCGCCGCATGGGGCTGAGGATAGGGCTGGTCAGCAGCGGGATAGACATACTAGTGAGGCGGGTGGCCGCCGAGATTGGGGCTGACGCGTGGGTGTCCAACAGGCTGCTGTTCGACAGGAACGGCTTCCTACTCCCGGGAGGCTCGCCCCTCGTGGGGGTTGACAAGCGGGGTGCGGTGGCTAGGATGGCGTACGAGCTGGGCGCTAGCCTGGAGGAGGTGGCCTACGTGGGCGACAGCATGTGGGATGCGAGTGCTATGAGGATAGTGGGACTACCGATAGCATACAACGACGGGGGCGAGCTTGAAGGGGTGGCTAAGGTGAGGGTCGCCAGCCTGCTGGAGGTACCTAGGGTGGTTGAGGAGTGGGGGAGGATAAGGGCGAGGTAGCTGCGTGCAAGGCTAGGGCCAGGCTGGAGGGGGGCAGCGTTGTTTTGGAGAAGTGTTTTGACAGCGGGTACTGCAGGAACCTGGAGAGGCTCGGCTACCTAAGGGACAGGACCCTAGACCCGCTGGAGGCCGCCTACCAGGCCTCCCGGGATATGCTCTGCCTCGGGGGGATTAGGGGCTGGAGGGCGGCTATAGGGGTTATAGCCAGCCTGGGCCTAAGCCTCGACACTGCACTAGTATACTTCGACCTGAGGAGGAAGGGTAGGAAGCCTCTGGCGGGCGTGAGGAGGGGTACCCTCGTCTACGAGCATGGGGGCAGGGTTTACGAGGTCCTAGTGCTGAGCGAGGGCTACCCGCTGAAGATAGGGAGCCTGGTGGAGTGGAGTAGGGGGGCTTCGATGGACAACCACTCCCCCATAGTGGCCATAGTCGACAGGACAGGGCTGATAACCTACTATGAGGCCAGGGCTGTGAGGGGCATACAGTGAATCGCCGCCCCCAATATTTCACGTTCTGGGCCACACCTATAGTATAGGGGATGCACGTGTTGGTGGATGTGGATCCTTCTCTAAGGCGCGAGCTGGAGTCTCTAAACAGGTTCCTCAGGGTTAAGCCGCTGTACTTCGACTTCGACGAGGGCGTGTTCGTCTGGCTCGACACGAGGCTAATCCCCTTTAAGGAGGTGTACCGGAGGACGGCCGACTACAGGCGGGTGGCCAGGGCTATAGTCGACATGGAGATAAGGGGGGCGCCCGCGATAGGTGTGGCGGCGGCCTACGGCCTAGCCCTGGCGGCGGCCGAGGCGGCCTCTAGGGGCGGCGACGGCTTTATGGAGGCAGTCTCCGAGGCTAGGAGGAGGATAGAGTCGACGAGGCCCACAGCCTACAACCTCTTCTGGGCTACAGCAAGTGTTTACAACGCGGTTGCCGAGGCTTATAGGAAGTCTGGTCTGGACGCGGCTGTTAGGGCTGGGCTGGAGGAGGCGACCAGGATTTACGTGGAGGATGTGAAGGGTAATGTGGAGATAGGCAGGGTCGGGTCGAGGCTCCTGGAGAGCGGCGACACGGTGCTGACCCACTGCAACACGGGGGCTCTGGCGACGGCTGGCTTCGGCACAGCCCTGGGCGTTATACGGTACGCGTGGATGGAGGGGAAGGATATCAGTGTTGTAACGACGGAGACCAGGCCGGTGCTGCAGGGGGCCAGGCTTAACGTGTGGGAGCTGAGGAAGGAGGGTATACCCTTCAAACTCATAGTAGACAGTGCAGCGGGCCTTGTTATGAGCCGGGGGATGGTTTCCAAGGCTATAGTTGGGGCTGACAGAATAGTGTCCACAGGCCACACGGCAAACAAGATAGGCACCTACATGGTAGCCCTCGCTGCCAGGAGGCACGGGGTGCCGTTCTACGTGGCGGCTCCCGCAAGCACCTTCCAGCTCGACGCCGGCCCCGAGGCGATAGTAATAGAGGAGAGGAGCCCCGACGAGGTTAGGGGGGTTATCAGCGAGGCGGGGTATGTGAGGATAACCCTGGGTGATGTGGAGGCCTATAACCCGAGCTTCGACGTTACGCCGCCCGACCTGATAACCGCGTTCATAACTGACAGGGGCGTCATAGAGCCTCCGTTCGACGTTAACATTAAGAGGGCTCTAGAAGGCTAGACGATTGGCACAGTGCTATATTAGCTTCGTAGCCCTCGAGTTTTTGACAGGGTTTGTAGCATCGGGTTTAAAGCTATTTTAGACGTGTGAAAGGATAGCTTGACTAGACTGTCTGCAACGGCTCTAGTGATAAGGGCTTAACTCGTTTTCTCGCCCAGCATAACCTGCCCTCGGCGAGCCCGTCTTTCTCCAACAATATTATCCTTCTACCTTTCATGCTAACTATGTGGAGGTGTAGGCTATGGCTTCTCCTCCCTGTTCTCCCGAGGACCTCTCGCCTCCTCCGGAGGGCTCTCTGGTGGAGTATAGAGGCGGGAGCCTTAGGGTTCCTGATAATCCCGTGGTTGCATTCATCAGGGGCGACGGGGTTGGGCCTGAGGTTGTTGAGAGCGCTCTGAAGGTTGTTGACGCCGCTGTGAGGAAGGTTTACGGGGGGTCTAGGAGGATAGTCTGGTGGGAGCTGCTAGCTGGCCACCTGGCCCGGGAGAGGTGTGGCGAGCTACTCCCCAAGGCGACGCTGGAGGGTATAATGCTAGCTAGGGTGGCTCTTAAGGGGCCTCTTGAGACCCCAGTCGGCACGGGCTATAGGAGTCTAAACGTGGCTATACGCCAGGCTCTGGACCTCTACGC comes from the Aeropyrum camini SY1 = JCM 12091 genome and includes:
- the mtnA gene encoding S-methyl-5-thioribose-1-phosphate isomerase, translated to MVDVDPSLRRELESLNRFLRVKPLYFDFDEGVFVWLDTRLIPFKEVYRRTADYRRVARAIVDMEIRGAPAIGVAAAYGLALAAAEAASRGGDGFMEAVSEARRRIESTRPTAYNLFWATASVYNAVAEAYRKSGLDAAVRAGLEEATRIYVEDVKGNVEIGRVGSRLLESGDTVLTHCNTGALATAGFGTALGVIRYAWMEGKDISVVTTETRPVLQGARLNVWELRKEGIPFKLIVDSAAGLVMSRGMVSKAIVGADRIVSTGHTANKIGTYMVALAARRHGVPFYVAAPASTFQLDAGPEAIVIEERSPDEVRGVISEAGYVRITLGDVEAYNPSFDVTPPDLITAFITDRGVIEPPFDVNIKRALEG